Proteins from a single region of Phycisphaeraceae bacterium D3-23:
- a CDS encoding WD40 repeat domain-containing protein, which produces MLVQLDISGGDEIAADTAIAQVLDARTGEPDTDILQGDVCRGVGRAEDDGVDDLAFGPRRGEIVVVFGESEEDARRRARVDDEGQPLVDTHGTRAYRYHWQRRRAVGRAFKTDPGPITFSLSPGGTLLGYVAPLQNVLCVYGVQAERDRILAGEHQTRREAEGFGGVAIDVPFYSGILISNTYAVVSRDSPGGPAPAMVFVINLTNGQVEARIETLGGHVEFDVDFDRERIAVTGSAKHLALYDFAGNELYLEEDATAHRNHAIALSPDGRRVALGGDENTVRVYDISRR; this is translated from the coding sequence GTGCTGGTGCAGCTCGATATCTCGGGCGGCGACGAAATCGCGGCGGACACCGCCATCGCGCAGGTGCTGGATGCACGCACGGGCGAACCGGACACCGACATCCTGCAGGGCGATGTCTGCCGGGGCGTTGGGCGGGCGGAGGACGATGGGGTCGACGACCTGGCGTTTGGCCCGCGGCGCGGCGAGATCGTTGTTGTCTTCGGCGAATCGGAAGAGGACGCCCGCCGTAGGGCGCGCGTCGATGACGAGGGCCAGCCGCTCGTCGATACGCACGGCACGCGGGCCTACCGCTACCACTGGCAGCGTCGGCGGGCCGTCGGCCGGGCGTTCAAGACCGACCCCGGGCCGATCACGTTTTCGCTTTCGCCCGGCGGGACGCTGCTGGGCTATGTCGCACCGCTCCAAAATGTCTTATGCGTCTACGGCGTCCAGGCGGAGCGCGACCGCATCCTCGCCGGCGAACACCAGACCCGGCGCGAGGCCGAGGGCTTTGGCGGTGTCGCGATCGACGTCCCGTTCTACAGCGGGATCCTGATCAGCAATACCTACGCGGTCGTCTCGCGCGACTCGCCGGGCGGCCCGGCCCCCGCGATGGTCTTCGTCATCAACCTCACCAACGGCCAGGTCGAGGCCCGGATCGAGACACTCGGCGGGCACGTCGAGTTCGACGTCGACTTCGACCGCGAGCGCATCGCCGTCACCGGCAGCGCGAAACACCTCGCGCTCTACGACTTCGCCGGCAACGAGTTGTACCTCGAAGAAGACGCCACCGCTCACCGCAACCACGCGATCGCGCTGTCGCCCGACGGCCGACGCGTCGCGCTGGGCGGGGATGAGAACACGGTGCGGGTGTACGACATTTCGCGGCGATAG
- a CDS encoding metal-dependent hydrolase translates to MLRFTQQNKEHAMAIELTFLGHSGFVIKDADTGKAVAVDPFLTGNPLAVNKPEDIQCDYIALTHAHDDHFGDTLAIAKQNDATVICAFELGEYLMNEHGLTKVELGNPGGRIMTDFGYVAMTPAFHSSSYQGRYMGQPMGLVFSIGGVKLYHCGDTALFGDMQLIGEVAKPDIAMIPCGDRFTMGVELATRAEMIKPKVAVPIHYKTYPVLNQTIDGFEPQGVEVKEMAPGEVWAYGG, encoded by the coding sequence GTGTTACGTTTCACCCAGCAGAACAAGGAGCACGCGATGGCGATCGAGCTGACGTTTCTAGGGCACTCGGGGTTCGTAATCAAGGACGCCGACACCGGCAAGGCCGTGGCGGTCGATCCGTTCCTGACAGGCAACCCGCTGGCGGTGAACAAGCCCGAGGACATCCAGTGCGACTACATCGCGCTGACCCACGCGCACGACGACCACTTCGGCGACACCCTGGCGATCGCGAAGCAGAACGACGCGACCGTGATCTGCGCGTTCGAGCTGGGCGAGTACCTCATGAACGAGCACGGGCTTACAAAGGTCGAGCTGGGCAACCCCGGCGGACGGATCATGACCGACTTCGGCTACGTCGCGATGACGCCGGCGTTCCATTCGTCGAGCTACCAAGGCCGGTACATGGGCCAGCCGATGGGGCTCGTGTTCTCGATCGGCGGCGTGAAGCTCTACCACTGCGGCGACACCGCGCTCTTCGGCGACATGCAACTCATCGGCGAAGTCGCCAAGCCCGACATCGCGATGATCCCGTGCGGCGACCGTTTCACGATGGGCGTCGAACTCGCCACCCGCGCCGAGATGATCAAGCCCAAGGTCGCGGTGCCGATCCACTACAAGACGTACCCGGTGCTGAACCAGACGATCGACGGGTTTGAGCCCCAAGGGGTCGAGGTGAAGGAGATGGCGCCGGGGGAGGTTTGGGCGTACGGGGGGTAA
- the lpdA gene encoding dihydrolipoyl dehydrogenase: MPTHNHDLLVIGAGPAGYVAAIRAAQLGLDTALVEKEKALGGTCLRVGCIPSKALLQSSQKYEDALHHLKDHGVKVEGVSLDLPAMLKRKDKVVKSLTGGVASLMKKNKVTTYTGHASFNEDKTVTIGDDTVKAKNVLIATGSVPSTIPGVDLGDDLVDTSTEALDYQEVPKHLAVIGAGVIGLELGSVWRRLGAEVTVIEYLDRAFPGMDDELAGAAMKALKKQGITFMLGCAVTGVKSAKGGVTISIKDKDDVKADRVLVAVGRKPNTDGLGLDKVGITPNKRGQIEINEKFEAGVEGIYAVGDVVPGPMLAHKAEEEGIACVEMIATGHGHMDYNTIPGIVYTHPEIASVGKSEEQLKDEGIDYKKGSFPLIANGRARANNDTDGFVKILADAATDRVLGVHILAGAAGELIAECATAMAFGASSEDIARACHAHPTLSEAVKEAALGVAGRAIHI, encoded by the coding sequence ATGCCTACCCACAACCACGACCTCCTCGTCATCGGTGCCGGACCCGCCGGCTACGTCGCCGCCATCCGCGCGGCACAGCTCGGACTCGATACCGCCCTCGTCGAGAAAGAAAAAGCGCTCGGCGGCACATGCCTCCGCGTCGGATGCATCCCGTCCAAAGCCCTCCTCCAGTCCTCGCAGAAGTACGAAGATGCGCTGCACCACCTCAAAGACCACGGCGTCAAGGTCGAAGGTGTCTCGCTCGACCTGCCCGCCATGCTCAAACGCAAAGACAAGGTTGTCAAGTCACTCACCGGCGGTGTCGCGTCGCTCATGAAGAAGAACAAGGTCACGACCTACACGGGACACGCCAGCTTCAACGAAGACAAGACCGTCACCATCGGCGACGACACCGTCAAGGCGAAGAACGTCCTCATCGCGACCGGCTCGGTGCCGTCCACTATCCCCGGCGTCGACCTCGGCGACGACCTTGTCGACACCTCCACCGAAGCGCTCGACTACCAGGAAGTGCCCAAGCACCTGGCCGTCATCGGCGCAGGCGTCATCGGCCTCGAGCTCGGCAGCGTCTGGCGTCGGCTGGGCGCCGAAGTCACCGTCATCGAGTACCTCGACCGCGCGTTCCCCGGCATGGATGATGAGCTCGCCGGCGCAGCGATGAAGGCCCTCAAAAAACAGGGCATCACCTTCATGCTCGGCTGCGCGGTGACCGGCGTAAAGAGCGCGAAGGGGGGCGTTACGATCTCGATCAAGGATAAGGACGACGTCAAGGCCGACCGCGTGCTCGTCGCGGTGGGGCGCAAGCCCAATACCGACGGGCTCGGGCTCGATAAGGTCGGCATCACGCCCAACAAGCGCGGTCAGATCGAGATCAACGAAAAGTTCGAGGCCGGCGTCGAAGGCATCTACGCCGTGGGCGACGTCGTGCCCGGCCCGATGCTCGCGCACAAGGCCGAGGAAGAAGGCATCGCCTGCGTCGAGATGATCGCGACGGGCCACGGCCACATGGACTACAACACGATCCCCGGCATCGTCTACACCCACCCCGAGATCGCCAGCGTCGGCAAGAGCGAAGAGCAGCTCAAGGACGAGGGCATCGACTACAAGAAGGGCAGCTTCCCGCTGATCGCCAACGGCCGGGCCCGCGCGAACAACGACACCGACGGGTTTGTGAAGATCCTCGCCGACGCCGCGACCGACCGCGTGCTGGGTGTGCACATCCTCGCCGGCGCGGCGGGCGAACTGATCGCCGAGTGCGCCACGGCGATGGCGTTTGGCGCCAGCAGCGAAGACATCGCCCGCGCCTGCCACGCCCACCCCACCCTGAGCGAAGCCGTCAAAGAAGCCGCCCTCGGCGTCGCGGGGCGTGCGATCCATATCTAA
- a CDS encoding PEP-CTERM sorting domain-containing protein, whose translation MLLFRCIVFLAALCLALAPPAAAAQQAFGPILLSEYEFSPKESTLHVTGGFAGVDQTYHVSGGFTFASGLNYTYIVEPGGTIGRISLVPYADFHTVDAVAFNRHDGSFDLDSALNLSGLTGSWALGSPNAFSFTGVDGQGAPIHLDVTRKGDMLRIRGENRPGCCDFFNYEFYAVAQVVPFGPTADSSTAGGNPTTAPIPEPGSLALLALGGLALLRRRRGHPTR comes from the coding sequence ATGTTGTTGTTCCGCTGTATCGTTTTTCTGGCCGCGCTGTGCTTGGCGCTCGCGCCGCCGGCCGCCGCCGCGCAGCAGGCCTTCGGGCCGATCCTGCTCTCCGAGTACGAGTTCTCGCCCAAGGAGAGCACGCTGCATGTCACCGGCGGATTCGCGGGGGTCGACCAGACCTACCACGTCTCGGGCGGTTTCACGTTCGCCTCCGGGCTCAACTACACGTACATCGTTGAGCCGGGCGGGACGATCGGGCGCATCTCGCTTGTCCCCTACGCCGACTTCCACACCGTCGACGCGGTGGCGTTCAACCGCCACGACGGGAGCTTCGACCTCGACAGCGCGCTCAACCTGTCGGGGCTCACCGGCTCCTGGGCGCTGGGCTCGCCCAACGCGTTCTCGTTTACCGGGGTCGACGGCCAGGGCGCACCGATCCACCTGGACGTGACACGCAAGGGCGACATGCTCCGCATCCGCGGCGAAAACCGGCCCGGCTGCTGCGACTTCTTCAACTACGAGTTCTACGCGGTGGCACAGGTCGTGCCCTTCGGCCCAACCGCCGACAGCAGCACGGCCGGCGGCAACCCGACGACCGCCCCCATCCCCGAGCCCGGCTCGTTGGCGCTGCTGGCGTTGGGCGGCTTGGCGCTTCTGCGTCGTCGTCGTGGTCATCCAACGCGCTAA
- the odhB gene encoding 2-oxoglutarate dehydrogenase complex dihydrolipoyllysine-residue succinyltransferase, which yields MPTELKVPEVGESVTEVEIGRWLVKEGDAVTIDQPVVELETDKVNQELPAPVDGAIVKFLLKEGDTARVGDVIAHIEQGAAGTKPSSSTNGSAGAASAAPDPTPAPTPKSNGDATVMPAAQRLLDEHGLAANDVKATGPGGRLLKEDVLAHVQGKTNTPQAVPERRESTDRATGTTSTPATASGGGDRPEEVVRMNPLRRTIAKALVNAQQTAALLTTFNEVDMTAVMDLRKQHQESFVARHGIKLGFMSFFVKASIEALKQFPAVNAEVRGDEVVYKHYYDIGIAIGGGKGLVVPVLRNAERLSFAGTEKAIGEYAVKAKDNKLQLSELTGGSFTITNGGVYGSLLSTPIVNAPQSGVLGMHGIIRRPIAVGTPGKDERIEIRPMMYLALTYDHRIVDGREAVTFLKTIKEVIEDPARMLIEA from the coding sequence ATGCCCACCGAACTAAAGGTCCCCGAGGTCGGCGAGTCCGTCACCGAAGTCGAGATCGGCCGCTGGCTGGTTAAGGAAGGCGACGCCGTCACGATCGACCAGCCCGTCGTCGAACTCGAGACCGACAAGGTCAACCAGGAACTGCCCGCGCCCGTCGATGGGGCGATCGTGAAGTTCCTCTTGAAGGAAGGCGACACCGCCCGCGTCGGCGACGTCATCGCCCATATCGAGCAGGGCGCCGCCGGCACCAAACCATCAAGCAGCACCAATGGCTCGGCGGGTGCCGCTTCAGCGGCACCGGATCCCACCCCCGCACCTACCCCCAAATCCAACGGCGACGCCACCGTCATGCCCGCCGCACAGCGCCTGCTCGACGAGCACGGCCTCGCGGCCAACGACGTCAAAGCCACCGGCCCCGGCGGACGACTGCTCAAAGAAGATGTCCTCGCCCACGTCCAAGGCAAAACCAATACACCCCAAGCCGTACCCGAGCGCCGCGAAAGTACGGATCGCGCGACCGGCACCACATCGACACCAGCAACCGCTTCCGGCGGCGGCGACCGCCCCGAAGAAGTCGTCCGCATGAACCCGCTGCGGCGCACCATCGCCAAGGCACTCGTCAACGCACAGCAGACCGCCGCGCTGCTCACCACCTTCAACGAGGTCGATATGACCGCCGTCATGGACCTGCGCAAACAACACCAGGAAAGCTTCGTCGCCAGGCACGGCATCAAGCTCGGCTTCATGTCCTTCTTCGTCAAGGCCAGCATCGAAGCCCTCAAGCAGTTCCCCGCCGTCAACGCCGAGGTCCGCGGCGACGAGGTCGTCTACAAGCACTACTACGACATCGGCATCGCCATCGGCGGCGGCAAGGGGCTCGTCGTCCCCGTCCTCCGCAACGCCGAACGACTCAGCTTCGCCGGCACCGAAAAGGCCATCGGCGAGTACGCCGTCAAAGCCAAAGACAACAAGCTCCAGCTCTCCGAACTCACCGGCGGATCGTTCACCATCACCAACGGCGGGGTCTACGGCTCGCTGCTCTCCACCCCGATCGTCAACGCCCCGCAGTCCGGCGTCCTGGGCATGCACGGCATCATCCGCCGACCCATCGCCGTCGGCACACCGGGCAAAGACGAACGCATCGAAATCCGCCCGATGATGTACCTCGCGTTGACCTACGACCACCGCATCGTCGATGGCCGCGAAGCCGTGACCTTCCTAAAAACGATCAAAGAAGTCATCGAAGACCCCGCCCGCATGCTGATCGAGGCGTGA